TAGTAGGGGTTAACGGATCAGGAAAAACGACAACAGCTGTAAAATTGTCTAAATTATATCAACATAAAAATAAAAAAGTATTAGTATCGGCAGCAGATACTTTTCGAGCTGCTGCAGTAGATCAAATTAATATTTTATGTAATAGAAATAAAATTCCAATATTTTTTAAAAAATCAGGATCAGATCCTGCTTCTGTTGTTTATGAATCTATTCAAAAAGCATTATTAAAAGATTATGATATTTTAATTATTGATACTGCTGGGCGTTTGCATACAAAAATTAATTTAATGAATGAATTAAAAAAAATTGTAAGAGTAATTAATAAAAATAATAATAATGGTTCTTTGGATATTTTTTTAACAATTGATTCTTGTAATGGTCAAAATTCGTTAGTTCAAACAGATTTATTTCATAGATCTCTTGGAGTTACAGGTTTAATTTTAACAAAATTTGATGGAACAGCAAAAGGAGGAATTATATTTTCAATAGCAGATCAATTTTCTATTCCAATAAGATATGTTACAACAGGAGAATCTATAAATGATATTTATATATTTAAAATTAATGAATTTATAAATACTATATTTGAAAAAGATTTATAAATAAAATATGTTATATTATTAAAAAAAATTTTTAAAAATTTTGTTTTATATTTTTTTAATTTTTTAATTGAAAAAATTATTTATAAATAATGATTAGTATATATAGGAAAAAAATGATGGATAAAATTAAATTTTCTCCAATAAAATCATTAAGTATTTTTAATACTTATATTGATTCTTCTAATCATTTACCATTATTATCGGCTAGTGATGAAAAAAAATTAGCACAAAAATTTTTTAATAAAGGTGATTTAAAAGCTGCAAAAATTTTAATATTATCTCATTTACGTTTTGTTATTCGAATTGCAAAAAATTATTCTGGTTATGGATTACCTCAAGCTGATTTAATCCAAGAAGGAAATATTGGATTAATGAAATCTGTTAAAAAATTTAATCCAAATTTAGGAGTTAGATTAGTATCGTTTTCTGTTTATTGGATAAAATCTGAAATTCATGAATATGTTTTAAAAAATTGGAGAATAGTAAAAATAGCTACTACTAAATCTCAAAGAAAATTATTTTTTAATTTAAGAAAAAATAAAAAAAAAATAGGTTGGTTAAATAAAAAAGAAATTATAAAAGTAGCTCAAAATTTAAAAGTAAAAAATAAAGATGTGATAGAAATGGAATCTCGTATGTGCGCAAAAGATGTTTTTTTAAATAATAGTTCTGAAGAATATAATTCTGATAAATCTTTTAAAAATATATATTCAATTTCGTATTTTAGAGAACAATTATTAGATTTTACTCGAAA
The window above is part of the Buchnera aphidicola (Periphyllus testudinaceus) genome. Proteins encoded here:
- the ftsY gene encoding signal recognition particle-docking protein FtsY gives rise to the protein MSKNKKNIFFSFIDKINFFKKKDNIKDIQSVKNKKKNICLKKSHYDKHNLPLKKDNFHNRKETDIKKNNYISYFKNKFIKTKKNFSLIFKKFFLVNKIDTMFLKKLEEKLISSDISFQTSKKIIDNSINNLNRKDIKNPKIVHKSIICEMKNILKKSNKKKKLKFKKLSIILLVGVNGSGKTTTAVKLSKLYQHKNKKVLVSAADTFRAAAVDQINILCNRNKIPIFFKKSGSDPASVVYESIQKALLKDYDILIIDTAGRLHTKINLMNELKKIVRVINKNNNNGSLDIFLTIDSCNGQNSLVQTDLFHRSLGVTGLILTKFDGTAKGGIIFSIADQFSIPIRYVTTGESINDIYIFKINEFINTIFEKDL
- the rpoH gene encoding RNA polymerase sigma factor RpoH; translation: MMDKIKFSPIKSLSIFNTYIDSSNHLPLLSASDEKKLAQKFFNKGDLKAAKILILSHLRFVIRIAKNYSGYGLPQADLIQEGNIGLMKSVKKFNPNLGVRLVSFSVYWIKSEIHEYVLKNWRIVKIATTKSQRKLFFNLRKNKKKIGWLNKKEIIKVAQNLKVKNKDVIEMESRMCAKDVFLNNSSEEYNSDKSFKNIYSISYFREQLLDFTRNIENENWKKYIKKKLNTALLDLDDRSRNIIYSRWLKGGKKNTLKTIAKNYGISAERVRQLEKKAMNKLRLSIEKK